The Montipora capricornis isolate CH-2021 chromosome 6, ASM3666992v2, whole genome shotgun sequence genome has a window encoding:
- the LOC138053303 gene encoding uncharacterized protein, which produces MDTIHVALKLMRPGCFMASVDLKDAYYSIPISVEDRNFLKFEWQGNYFRFTCLPNGLASAPRLFTKVLKPIYAHLRSLGHFCMGHIDDSFLMGHTYTSCGENIWETTNTFLKLGFVIHPTKSVLIPTQELEFLGFLLNSNSMTIRLPPRKAIIVKQACENLLNQSNPTIREVARVIGLLVSSLPGVQFGELHYRHLERNKISALTINKGDYDALMSLSAKARSELHWWVINVNTAFKNIIQTNPDLTLTTDASNTGWGAMCEEQQTGGLWSAKEHSFHINYLEMKAVLFGLQSLCSDLTDKHIRIQSDNTTTVSYINAMGGIKSNDCNDMALQIWQWANSRNIWLSSCHIPGVTNVVADQESRNFDGSTEWSLSTKVFEDISNIWGPFQIDLFASRLNFKVQDYVSWKPDPGAKFVNAFHMNWANSYFYCFPPFSVIASCLQKIEFHEATGVILIPLWQTQPWFTIHQSTNTTSQRCSTPLTKATSPVGLQSPRQGFLQSNFSGNATEIILHSWSVGTQKQYQPYLRRWFEFCGEQQVSPYSPSVTSVLDFLVRLHEQGLTYTTLNTARSAISALTVSSDRTPIGSHPIVSRFMKGIYKCTPPMPRYQSTWDVQPVLSYLSGLSPMEKLDLKTLTLKVTMLVALVSAQRSQTLHMLNINFMKDTSSCFEFVLPVHVKQSTPGYQPPSVMLHAYPHDKSLCVYSYLTEYLKRTQPLRGKETQLFLSFTRPHKAISKETLSRWIRTVMYSAGIDVASFKPHSTRCASTSKAKAACIPMDEILRTAGWSSSRSFDRFYDKPVQSTAFASAVLQ; this is translated from the coding sequence atggataCCATCCATGTCGCCCTCAAACTCATGCGACCAGGATGCTTTATGGCGTCAGTGGATCTTAAGGATGCATATTATTCTATTCCTATTTCAGTAGAGGATCGTAATTTTCTCAAGTTTGAATGGCAAGGCAATTATTTTCGATTTACCTGCCTTCCAAATGGGTTAGCATCTGCCCCACGATTGTTTACTAAAGTGTTGAAGCCAATCTATGCTCACCTCAGATCCCTAGGGCATTTCTGCATGGGACACATTGATGACTCTTTTCTCATGGGTCACACTTATACCTCCTGCGGGGAAAACATTTGGGAGACAACAAATACGTTTCTCAAATTAGGGTTTGTCATCCACCCTACTAAGTCAGTGCTCATACCCACGCAAGAATTGGAGTTTCTTGGATTTTTGCTGAATAGCAACTCAATGACTATACGCCTTCCACCCAGGAAAGCTATTATTGTTAAACAGGCCTGTGAGAACCTTCTAAATCAGAGCAATCCTACTATTAGGGAGGTTGCTCGGGTCATAGGGCTGTTGGTATCCAGTCTTCCAGGAGTGCAGTTTGGCGAGTTGCACTACAGACATTTAGAACGAAATAAGATTTCAGCTTTAACAATTAACAAGGGTGATTATGATGCACTCATGAGCTTGAGTGCAAAGGCCAGATCAGAATTGCACTGGTGGGTGATCAACGTGAATACAGCATTTAAAAATATAATCCAGACCAACCCTGACTTAACCCTCACTACTGATGCCTCTAACACAGGGTGGGGGGCAATGTGTGAAGAACAGCAGACTGGAGGACTTTGGAGTGCTAAAGAACACTCTTTCCACATCAATTATTTAGAAATGAAAGCAGTTTTGTTTGGCTTGCAATCTTTGTGTAGTGACTTAACAGATAAACACATAAGGATCCAGTCAGATAATACTACTACAGTGTCGTACATCAATGCTATGGGAGGCATTAAGTCGAATGACTGCAATGACATGGCATTGCAGATTTGGCAGTGGGCTAATAGCAGGAATATTTGGCTTAGCTCATGCCACATCCCAGGCGTTACTAACGTAGTTGCTGACCAAGAATCCAGGAATTTTGATGGCTCCACAGAATGGTCCCTAAGTACGAAAGTGTTTGAAGATATCAGCAATATATGGGGCCCTTTCCAAATTGACCTGTTTGCATCCAGGCTAAATTTTAAGGTTCAGGACTATGTTTCGTGGAAGCCAGATCCTGGAGCAAAGTTTGTGAACGCTTTTCATATGAATTGGGCTAACTcatatttttactgttttcctCCTTTCAGTGTAATTGCCTCATGCCTGCAGAAAATAGAATTCCACGAGGCAACAGGGGTGATACTGATCCCTCTTTGGCAAACCCAGCCATGGTTCACAATCCACCAATCTACTAACACAACCTCACAGCGGTGCTCTACACCCCTTACTAAAGCGACTTCGCCTGTTGGCTTGCAGAGTCCCCGGCAAGGCTTCCTCCAGAGCAACTTTTCAGGGAACGCTACAGAAATTATCTTACACTCCTGGTCCGTTGGAACACAGAAGCAATACCAACCATACCTCAGGCGATGGTTTGAGTTTTGTGGTGAACAACAAGTTTCTCCCTATAGCCCATCTGTGACTTCTGTGCTGGATTTTTTAGTTCGACTTCATGAACAAGGTTTAACGTACACAACACTAAATACAGCCAGAAGTGCTATATCAGCACTCACTGTATCTTCAGACAGGACACCTATTGGGAGTCACCCAATAGTATCAAGATTCATGAAAGGGATCTATAAATGTACACCACCTATGCCTCGATATCAATCCACTTGGGATGTGCAGCCAGTTTTGTCATATCTTTCAGGATTAAGCCCTATGGAGAAGTTAGATCTCAAGACACTGACTCTGAAAGTAACAATGCTAGTTGCCCTGGTCTCCGCACAAAGGAGCCAGACTTTGCATATGCTTAATATTAACTTCATGAAAGATACATCTTCATGTTTTGAGTTTGTTTTACCCGTTCACGTTAAACAAAGTACGCCTGGCTATCAGCCACCGTCAGTGATGTTGCATGCATACCCTCATGACAAGTCCCTCTGTGTTTATTCATACCTAACGGAATACCTTAAACGGACCCAGCCCTTGAGAGGAAAAGAAACTCAGTTATTTCTTAGCTTCACCAGACCACACAAAGcaatttcaaaggaaacttTGTCAAGATGGATTCGAACTGTTATGTATTCTGCTGGAATTGATGTTGCATCATTCAAACCACACAGCACTCGGTGTGCCTCCACTTCCAAAGCCAAGGCAGCATGTATTCCAATGGACGAGATTTTGCGCACGGCAGGGTGGTCCTCGTCTAGATCTTTTGATCGATTCTACGATAAACCAGTCCAATCCACAGCCTTTGCATCAGCAGTACTACAATGA